TCTGGCAGATGGTTATTTTATTTTGCCAAAAACAGTTGCCAATTACTTGGCTAAAAATACATTGACTGAAGTTGATAATGATCACCCTCAAGTTGTTCAAAGTTTAAAGGCGGTTAAGGATCGTATTCAGAATCTCATGAATGCGCCACAACCAAAACATTCACCTGAGTATTTCCATCAGAAGCTAGGTGGTATATTATGGGATGCTTGTGGCATGTCTCGTGAAGCAGATAGATTAAAGCAAGCTATTGATGAAATTTCAGAATTAGAAGAACAATTCTGGCAAAACATTAAGGTCACAGGTGTTGATAATAATTTAAATCAAACTTTAGAGCGTGCCGGAAGAGTGGTTGATTTTATTGAATTAGGTAAGCTTATGTGCCAAGATGCTTTAATGCGAGAAGAGTCTTGTGGTGCCCATGCTAGAACAGAATATTTAACTGAAGGTGGCGAAGCTAAGAGAGATGATAGTGAATTCTCATTTGTGGGCGCTTGGGAGTTTATGTCTGAGCAGCCTAAGCTTCATAAAGAAGATCTTAATTATGAGTTTATTGAACCTACTGTGAGGAACTACAAATGAATTTTACCCTACATATTTGGCGACAAAAAAACATCAATATTGAAGGAGATTTTGTCACCTATAAAATTGATGATATTGATGAAGATACTTCTTTTTTAGAAATGCTGGATCAACTAAATGAGCAGCTTATTGCTAATAATGAAGACTGTATTGTCTTCGATTATGATTGCCGTGAAGGAATTTGTGGTTCCTGTTCATTGGTGATTAATGGCTACCCACATGGTGATAAAAATGCAACCACGACTTGTCAGTTATATATGCGTGACTATAAGCATCAAACTGAATTGTGGGTTGAGCCTTTTCGTGCTAAATCATTTCCAGTGATTAAAGATCTAACAGTTGATCGATCTGCATTTGATAGCATAATTCAATCAGGTGGATATATTTCTGTACATACGGGTGCTGCTCCAGATGCTAACGCGGTTTTGGTAGATAAGCCAAGTGCAGATGAAGCCTTTAATTCGGCAACTTGTATTGGTTGTGGCGCTTGTGTTGCAGTTTGTCCAAATGCATCAGCAACACTTTATGTTGCGGCTAAAATTACCCACTTGTCTTTATTGCCACAAGGCAAAATTGAAGAGAAAGCGCGAGCACAAAAAATGCTTAATCAAATGCAAAGTGAAGGTTTTGGAAGTTGCTCAAATCATCGACATTGTGAGCGCGTATGCCCTAAAGGCATTACAGTTTCTAATATTTCTAAGATGAATCAGGTTCTTGCTTGGTCGTAAAGATTACTCAAGCTTACTTTTTAATAAAATAAAATATAATAAAAATTATGATGACTAAAGAAGAATTACATCAAAAAGCTCTTGACTATCACCAAGGTGATCGTCCTGGAAAGTTGTTTGTTACATCCCATAAAGATTTGGCTACAAAAGAGGACCTAAGTTTGGCATATTCACCAGGTGTTGCTGCACCTTGTCTTGAAAT
The sequence above is a segment of the Candidatus Thioglobus sp. genome. Coding sequences within it:
- a CDS encoding succinate dehydrogenase/fumarate reductase iron-sulfur subunit, encoding MNFTLHIWRQKNINIEGDFVTYKIDDIDEDTSFLEMLDQLNEQLIANNEDCIVFDYDCREGICGSCSLVINGYPHGDKNATTTCQLYMRDYKHQTELWVEPFRAKSFPVIKDLTVDRSAFDSIIQSGGYISVHTGAAPDANAVLVDKPSADEAFNSATCIGCGACVAVCPNASATLYVAAKITHLSLLPQGKIEEKARAQKMLNQMQSEGFGSCSNHRHCERVCPKGITVSNISKMNQVLAWS